The region TTATGTAGCCCAATCATCTCTTTCGTGGATCCGAGTGGCAAATGAGTATTGAAGGCTGCTAGCACTTTTGTTGAATGTTTGCAAGTTCTATTTTGGACCTCTTGATAACCAATAACTAAACAATTAACAATACCAAGTTGAGTGAGATGTTAGCTTCCTCTTGTGTTACAAAGGAGAACATGTACTTCGTACGAGTACAAGTAGGATACTAAAAATGGTATAAACATGAGAAACCACAAGGGTGGGCTATGGCTCATGGGTCTATATTGTATTTACATCATTACATGCCAAAAGAAACCAAatttaaataaacataacaaCACATGCAATCACATCAAGGAGAAATAGTTAGGTTGCTAAGATAGGGAACAGAGAAACCATTTTGAATTCAGACAATCCTTCATAACTTCCATGTGCTATATGTTCATTACTCCAAGAATACGTCCCACTTACCCTGCAGTTTGTTTCTTCCATGAGTTTATCCAAAAAAATCTTTGACAATTCCCAGAGTTCCAGCTGTGCGCCTTCGTCATCTAAAAATTGCAATTGAGGGATTAAAAGTTCAACCTGTAAGACAGTTATGAAAATTCAGTGCAAGAAGCATGGGGCACTAAGCAACTGAAAGAAAACAACTATTAATTTCGACTAACAAACCAAGCCACCTATGAAGACTTCAATTTCAATCATACAAGTATAGTTACCACTTATACAAATTATCTACTTAATAGCAACAAGCAGCCCAGAAATTGGAATTGTTTCACAAAGGGTCTTATGTTTAATTACCACTAACACAAATTATAATTGTGTACTGTAAACAATGAAAAAAGCATGAAAGTTTGGCACATACTATGGCTCTCATCCCTCCTGAAGTTACAAATATGGCGGCAGCCTCACTTGATTGCCGCACTGCACCCTCCAAGTCTGGAGGCAAGCAACTGAAACATAAAGCAAAAAGTTAACAACTTTTTGATACCCAATTGAATGAATGACTGTCTAACTTGTTCTACTCAATCAAATTTGATAGATACATGCTTTCTGGAGAGATAATGTTTCAGTTTCTAGAACACACTTTAGAACAAAACATCTTAGATTACATAAAACGAAGTAGTAATGTTTGAATACCTgtcatcttcctcttcatcttcaagaGAAGTTTGTGTGTTTtctagtgatgatgatgatgatgatgatgaagggtCTTGTGCTTCTTGGAGAGGTTCACCTTGGAATTTTTCGAACTTGGCACGAACTGTGGAGGTGGGTCGAAGGGAAATCCCATTGTAGGGGCAAAGGAGAGTGTGGGAGAAAGATGTGGGAAAGCGAGTGGTTGAGGTTGGAAGGAATATTGAAGAGTGGAAATTGCAGGTtatggttgaagaagaagccATTTCTGTTAGTTAATGTGTTGTTGTTCCTAAGCCATAGATATTCATAATGAGTGAAAAATGAGTTAGATGATAGTATGATTATGATACATATTTTATTCTTGTAATTAAATCACATAGaatatcatgagtcatttagacaaccccaacCAATTGATTAATTTCACAATAAAATCAATTgttggggttttttttttataattatctAGTGGTACTTAGACACCCTTCAGATGCCGACTATTTCAAATTTGAGATTTAGTCATAGTTAAGGTTCATCATCATCCCCCAAATTGAGGTTATTGAAACTACTACTTACTACTCTAGCAATCTTTTTTTTAAGGATACTCTAGCAATCTTTAAAGATGGagtcacattttttttcttaagtaTATGTGGAGAAGTAGTGAGAATCTCTTAAGATTAAAGGGTGATGGGTCTAACTCAAGTGGTCTAAAGGTGGATCAGGATAAATTTTTGTACAATCTCTTTATTTCTTCCTGCTTTCGATTTAGTTTCTTCTAACTATAAGAATTAAGCTTATAAAAACATCATTTTAAGTGTTAGGAAGTTAATTTTGCTGATATTCCTCCAGGTTTGAGACTGTCTGAATCTCTTCATCTCTGGTGGTAATCAGAAAGCGACAATTTTATAACCGTGGTAAAGTAAAACGAGACTTTTCCATCAAAACTACCTCATATTAATAATTACttttaaaaatacattttttttagtagatactttttcattaaaaaattgtgCATCTACTCCATATACTATTTATTAGTCCATTTATTCCTATATAATTGACACCAAAGCCCATTTTCCCCGACGGGCAAAGGCCCAATTCCAAGCCCATCTATTACGCTCCGGCGCCGAATCGTggtgaacaaaaaaaaagaaagaaaatcaaaatgtAATATAGCCGTTAGAATAATTTGAAACTTGAAAAATCGTACCGTTCTACCAAAAACGTTCATCACCATCACACTCTTGTTACTACTACTGTTTCTCTTTCCCTCACTCCaaatctttctctttctttcttccttctcttcacACACACAGAGATTTCACagatttcatcttcttctcttcttcacacAGAACAGAAGAACGAACCCATGACCACCATTAACGGTACGGTACTCTCTTCCTTTTCTCATCACTCATCACTCATCACTCAAATCAATTTCAAttgaattttcaattttccCTCATTGTTCTTAAATAACAGTGAAAATCGAAGATTCAGAAGATCAAACCATGCAAATTCAAATGCTGGCACAGAAATTTCATCTTCTTGACTGCGAACTCAAACAATTGACAACCGCTCACTCTTCAGGTTCGTTATCGTTTCCCCTTCCCAAACCCTAACTTTCGCTTATTCAATCGTTGATTTGTTCATTGTTGTTGCTGGACTTCAATCGTTGATTCCATTTCTTGGAATTTTATCAGATAATAGTGTATCAAAGCAAGTGAACGAGAATTCTGACTCCATGGATGAAATTGAAAACAGTATGTCCAATGGAACCCATGAAATTTCTCCGGATCGGGATCACACCCTTCCGATTCTCAAGAAAATCTTTGATCTGAGTTCCAAAATTCAGGTAAACTTTGAACCTTTAGGACTCTTTTTTTTCCCTTCacatttagggtttagggtttgaacatttaGGGTTTTGTTGTTAGTTTAAGATGACGATGGAATTTGATTTGATGATGCTATCTATCTCTGTTTTTTTGCTTCTCAGTTCTTGTCTGTTTGTCTTTACCTGAGTGAGTCTTGTGATTTATGTGAATCAGGATTTGAAGAAGCAGCACATAGACTTGTCTGATGAAGTCAAACAAGCAACTGGATCCTTTCCAGGCCTTGATGTTGCTTTGAACTCTATTAAGCTACTTGGTATGGCTCTCATAGAAAACCAACATGAAAATAATTGAATATAGATGCTATCCTCTTTTTTATGTGTAGTTTTGGCTTTGGTTTTAGTCTTGATAGATAGTTTTTTTTATGCCTGGTACTAGGTGATGAATATGAACTCTTGAAAAGAAAATACCTGGAGGAATCCTCTGAGCGTAGGCGCCTTTACAATGAAGTTATTGAACTCAAGGGAAATATCAGGGTTTTCTGCAGATGCAGGCCATTAAGTGGGAGTGAAATCGCAAACGGGTCTGCCTCAGTTGTCAATTTTGAATCATCTTTAGATAATGAGCTTCAAATCATTTGCTCAGATTCTTCAAAGAAGCAATTTAAATTTGATCATGTATTTAGACCTGAAGATAACCAAGGTATCAGAGGAGTTGCAACTTTTTGTATTGTGTaactttttgtcctttttttTCCCTTATAGGAAGATGATTAAACGTGAGTGTTATTTTATGATGCAGAGGCTGTTTTTGCACAGACAAAACCTGTTGTTACATCAGTACTGGATGGATATAATGTTTGCATATTTGCCTATGGGCAAACTGGAACTGGTAAAACGTTTACAATGGAGGGAACACCAGAGCACAGGGGAGTCAACTACAGAACCCTGGAGGAATTATTTCGGACAACTGAAGAGAGAAAAGGCGTGATGAAGTATGAATTGCATGTCAGCATGTTGGAGGTTTACAATGAGAAGATTAGAGATCTTTTGGTGGAAAGTTCTACCCAGCCTTCTAAGAAGTGAGTTTCCATTCTTCTTACTCTAATTAATAACTTTGCAGTTTTTAGttcttttgttttaaaataaacAGCCATATTCGTATGGTGGTTACTGTTGATTAGAACAATATCTGAGAATGCCAAATTGCCTATGACATAATGCTTTGCTGTGTAGTTGAAAAAGACCAAAGACAAAAAAAGGACATTATAAATTTTTAGTTTCATTTCATGGTTTTAAATACTATGATTTATGACCTCTAGTTAAACTAATTGATATACTCTACAGTTTTTTTTCCCTATGTTGGCACCTGCACGCATGAAATTTTGATTTGTCAAATGTTTCTAAAGAGATATCACTGATGAGAATGACAATTTTCACAATTCAGATTGGAGATAAAGCAAGGTGCAGAAGGAACTCAAGAAGTCCCAGGACTTGTTGAAGCTCCTGTTTATGGAACAGAAGACGTATGGGAATTGCTTAAGACTGGAAATCTAGCTAGATCTGTTGGATCCACCTGTGCTAATGAGCTTAGCAGCCGTTCTCATTGGTATATCTTTATTCTTACCTgtgattttaattcttaattttttagcTATATTTATAGCTTCCTTTCTGAACTATGTCATTGCTGAAGCTGAGGCAGCTACTTATTGTGTCATTGCTGAAGCTGAGGCACATTAACATTATTCACTAATGATGATGATTGCATGCAGCTTGTTGCGAGTAACTGTTAATGCGGAGAATCTAATCAATGGCCAGAAAACAAAGAGTCACCTTTGGCTTGTAGACTTGGCTGGAAGCGAGCGTGTGGGAAAAACTGAAGCTGAAGGAGAAAGATTGAAAGAATCTCAATTTATAAATAAGTCTCTTTCAGCACTGGGTGATGTTATTTCAGcccttgcttccaaatcagcccACATCCCTTACAGGCAATTCCCATTTCCTCTCTCATTCCTGACTAGATTCTTTCATTAACCTTTATCtctaatattttttatcttCTGTTTGAGACAGGAACTCGAAGCTCACTCACATGCTGCAGAGCTCTTTAGGTAAGGTTTCAATTTAGCGTTATTTATGATCCTTTGGAAATGAAACATTTGTGATTTAATCTACAGTTCTGTTAGTTCCTAACTAATAATATTTGATCTGGGTCTGCAGGAGGAGATTGCAAAACGTTAATGTTTGTCCAGGTGAGTCCAAGCGATGCAGACGTAGGAGAGACACTTTGTTCTTTGAATTTTGCCACCCGTGTCCGTGGAATTGAGAGTGGCCCAGCTCGCAAGCAAGTAGACCTCACTGAGCTGTTTAAGTACAAGCAAATGGTAAGATATAATTTATTGGTACTTTTAATAAGGATAACCTTGTTCAATTTAATTCCTGAAACTCATAACTTTTTGTCATAATAAAAGGCAGAGAAGCACAAACATGACGAGAAGGAATTTAAGAAATTACAGGAGAGCTTGCAAACCTTGCAACTCAGACTTGCTGCAAGAGAACACCACTGTAAAAACCTTCAGGAAAAGGTAAAATGTTCATGCAATAACTTAGAAAAGGTGTGTTTTTCTCCCATAAGGGATATTCTCAACTTCATAcatcaaatatttttcaaattttgacagGCTCGGGACCTTGAGAACCAGTTAgctgaagaaagaaaaaccaGAATGAAGCAAGAAAGTAGATCAGTTGCTGCTGTTTCAGCTCAGCCCTCATCATTCAAACAAACAGCAGCTAATAGAACCATGACAGATAAGAAGCCACCCCTGAATTCTTCAAAAATGAGACTGCCACTTAGAAGAATAACCAATTTCTTGCCTCCACCATCTCCTCGACCATCAAAGAGATATACGCCTTCCATGAATGGAAAGGAAAACTCTGCCAGAAGGACCTCAATGACAGAAAATATGGATGGCAGTTATGCAAAACCAAGAAGCAGGGCATCCTTTGCCATGAGACCACCTGCACCATCAACATCCCAGCTTCTTCAGCCAAGGAGAAGGGTCTCCATTGCTACACTCCGTCCTGACAAACCTTCTGACATAACAACTCCACTCCATACCTCAACCTCCCAACCGCCTGCACCATCAACATCCCAGCTTCTTCAGCCAAGGAGGAGGGTCTCCATTGCTACACTTCGTCCTGACAAACCTTCTGACATAACAACTCCACTCCACACCTCAGCCTCCCAATTTACCAGTGGAAGCGGCATGTCACTGATAAGGAACCAGAGGAAGGGACGGTATTCAAGTTTGTTCGCCCCATTGCCGGAGTCGAGAGCATCTGTTGAGACCACACCTATTTCTGTTAGGAGAAGCAGCAGCAAGTTTTATGGGAGTCCAGCGGCAAGCTCACGGGTGGGTAGGAATCCAACTCTCATTGCCCTGCACCGGAAATCTTTTGTCTGGAGTCCTCTCAAGTTGAAAACTAACCGAAAGTCATCATCACTCTTGCCATCTCAAATACAGTAAAACCTTGTTTTCTCTACCTAAGGCGTACAGATTATGCTTGTTTGATAACTGAAATCAGATTCAGTTTAATCTTCCATTAGTTCACTATGATTCATTTGAACTATTGTTCAGGTGTTTCCATACACTGTGTTTGTTTGATAAATGAAATTTGCATTCAGTTAATTAGATATTATGATTCAAttgaactcttgttcaggtggCTTCCATCAAATTTCTGATACTTATCGAGACATTTTCAATTCTTGTTTGGTTGTAGAAATCGTGTTTGTATTACATGTTCATTCTTTCATTGCTCTATTTGATTTATTCTGAAATTCTCAAATTAAGAACTAAACTAACAAGTGTTAAGTGTAAGTGTGTGTTGGACCTACTTTCCTCCCATGTTGCAAACGTGAAAGAAGTTTTGCACTGTTCATGCAAGCAAAGACTTTTATTGACCGACTTCATCAATGATGATTCCTCAAATAAAAAACGGGTGGTTCATTTTTAGGGATGTTCATTTTTAGTGagtaatcaatatatattagaaaagaataacTTCCATCAGGCTGATTTGGTGACGTGTCATTTGATTATGCTTATATGTTTCCCTTTTTTCATTCCCCAATCTGTTTGACTGTagtatataaaaagaaaaacttatcaCTCCTTATATGTTTCTCAAAGAATAACATGATTATCAAGTAGAAAAAGTATATATTGTTAGCTTCCAATGGAGTTAATTTGAAAGTTTGATGCATAAGAAGATGAATATATAGTTGATAGCTTAATTTCATTGTTTGTCTCATGTTTTCATGTGTGCAATTGTCTAACATTTGTGTAGCAAAGATCTGATCTTTCAGTTCCTATTGAAATTGTTATTATTGATTCTTATGTTGGGGGATGAAGGATACTTATCATTCATCTGAAAGTTTTGAGATCCATTTATAGGCATTTTTTTTCTATGTTTCTGGCCatttatattgattgattgtctTTTCCTTTATATGCATCTTCTATAAACAGTCTAAAAAGTGTTTAGTTAGTAATTATGGGTGTATGTCCTACTATATGATGGGTGTCTGATTCAGATTGTAGGCTTAGACTTAATGTAGAACACCGATGTTGTTATTTGGTAGAACACCGATGTTGTTATTTGGTACCAACCATATTGTTGTGTTTTTGGatgattttatgatatttttcttgCATTCTTACAACGTTTTCTTCAACACATTGAATGCATTATTTCCCTATgaacaataattttaaattcaaaaaaaaattaattttttatggtatttttattgaattttcagatttttaattaattcaggattttatgagtttttattgtgatttgctagatttttgtagtttttatctatctttatttattacatttttaaattttagatttgattaggatttaggttgtttatttcttgattttatcttgagtcttttattttattttgagagtattaattttttatggtgtatttattgaattttcggatttttatttaatttatgattttataagtttttattgtgatttgctagattttgatagtttttatctatctttaattagtacctttttaaattttagatttgattaggattgaggttgtttatttcttgatttttccttaatttgtcttatttttatttaatgttaatttcaggAAAAATGAAGTTGatctggtgctgagggtccacagagctaccacggacacgcagagatttgatagttgctaggtgaatttggCAGACTTTCTCATTAGCTGCGGACTGCGGTTATTTTTACATTGTTTCCATTTATCACCTAAGAGAAGtgtgtttacttaaattttcaaactcatgtaaAGATGTAACAGAAGGGGAAATTAATCAGGGACTGCTAGGTTAGTTAGATGTTATTATAGTAGTTACTTAGTACTAGGACGAGATGAGCTATAAATAGAGGGAAATCAAATTTGTATGgtatttttcttgaattttcggatttttatttaattcaggattttatgagtttttattgtgatttgctagattttgatagtttttatttatctttaattagtactttattaaattttttatttgattaagatttagattgtttatttcttgattttatcttaattaaaaaaatattttctaaaattcgACTTGCAAATACTGGGATGCACACTCctttaattcatattttaatttcattcgATAAATATATCATGCACtcatgaattaaaaataaacatgtaATATCAACGTTTTTTGACTAGAAATTACGTAAAATCACAGTAAAAACTAGCAAAAATCACTAAAAAAAACAATCAGCCACTATGTAACATTATATTTAATgtaaatgaaaattttaaattcctCATCTCTTGATTGTAGAGCCGTGCTATTTTAGGTGATAAACTAGGcaatgtattattttttgtttataacaaatttcatgtgttattccaTTAGATAACTTCTCTTTTGTTGACACGTGTCATTCCAAATTTCAAAAGATTTTATCTAATATTTAACtagaaaaattttaaaaatttttcCCTAATTAACTAAGATATTGCATCAGCCATCTCCTCTCTTATATGTACCCGCAACTCGacttaaaattcaaaaaacaaacaaataactATCATATCTTATTTCTAACAAACTCAATCTCCTAAtatcataaattaattaattccattaaaattttaataaccAATATAAGAAAGCAATAACCGactcaaaatatattaaaatacacACTCAACCAAGAAACATGGATAATTAAACATGAGAGTGTTACCGGAATATGAGTCCTACATGAGTTTTTTAGTAATCTGAATTCAAAGTTTGATATATTGAGCATTTGGTTGTTCAATTTAGAAGCCAGTGTGTTGGGTTATGTTATCATtctttttacccgcgcgttggatcaatctttttattagttattcaatcgtacaaatttcaatctatgcaacaagggtttcaatttaagactttttgaccactttgcttagcattttaGACTAttctatttcatatgttgtttaatatgTTGGTAATTCCTTATATTTATGATTTGTTCTATTGTCTTCATGTTTATGACGAATGTCAAACGAATTTTGGTTGATCTGAATCAGGCTTAAAAGAAAAGTCTTTTTGTTCACTTTACTTCgcatttcatactcttctatttcatctgtttaatatatttttttaaacagcGTATTGATTGACGTATCAAATacgatagacatattccccgtgcaacacacgggtaaaaaacactagaatATATTTGAACCGTTCAGATTAGGTAAGGAAAAGTTAAgagtaattatatttatatatgtatataactataataatttgatagtaaAAATAGTAttaggaataaaaaatattaatacatatgtactataaattTATGACATAAATTTATTAAGTGCTAACATATttgagttacgagatctcacgggaaggaacatttgacatgaaaaatgaaattttgtacgagttaaaaaaataattttatataacttaagtgtatttttaataatgtaaacaataattatatatttatgcaaCACGGGTATACATCTTCGCAAACAAAATCCAGTTATACCTCATATATGCAAAACTTTATAGAACACTagaattgagtgtctgaatttatgCTATTTAAagatctacatctttattatgattgttcttacgcTCTTAGTATCTTCAATTTTTtgtaatttaaaatattgatcaatttatcaaatacaatagacaaattccccgtgcaacgcgcgggtaaaaaacactagtatgaATAAATTATTCCATATGTGTTTTAAAGGGGTCCAAAATAACCTACAAACATTTTCATAGTTTTCAATGAATttcattgtttttttatttaaaaataaatttcattctttttttattaataaaaaaattgaccaAAATCCAATAAAATAGATTGTTTCAGTCAAACCTCTCATTGTTTCACATGCATATCTCTGTCAAACTTCTCAGTGAGAGCCAGAGCTAAGAGGCTATGTTTTAGCCCAACCCTCTTGTAATCTCAATATTGCTAACTAACCCCATGACAGTCCTCTTCCATAGCCGAGAAGAGGTTTTCTTAGCAAGGATCTTGCCAGATGACCAACAAGTTGGCATCACCCGCGATACCCACTTATATAGCCGAGAAGTTTGCCACCTGAACGAGACACGACGTTGCCTGACATGCCAGCTTTTGCTTACCAACTAGCGGGATTACCCGTGCCCAGCACGGGTGATttttgttatttacaatttaaatttcatgcgaaattatgttttgtatctttttagtaaatatattttaacaattgtttcaactatatgttcttaatagtgataattatgtattaatctaccacaactttttacttataaatttttaattatttaaatatgaaaaaaattaaatattttaaattataagacttaaattcactcaaatttttatatatgcattaaatcagtattttaatttttttatacatgtttaattattaatatttgattgattatttttcatatcaatgtttctatttataatagcaataacactaataataatatatatattttgattcaaaatgtttggtgaatgtgcatttccttaagggatttcgcctaggcttctggtccgggttcgatcccctctaggggaaaatataatacatttgtggtcagggacattactaccgtatcccgagctagattagtcacgtggggcTCTTTTCCCCCGTGGTgactggtggccaaaggacaaaaaaaaacatgtaacaacaaaatgaaaccccacttctaataaaactcaaatcaaatcataggaGAAAATCGCCAGAttaaataaaccaaaataatagataatttacgaaaattatttagatccagaggcttctcttatttttgaataaactCTTATGTGactattacttttaagtttgaacCCGTTCCTCTTTTTTGTCCTTGGCTCTTCGATCATACCTTTGGTAACCACCGCCTACCAGGGACGATGGaggaaaaattcattttatcaatccaagcagataaattgaaggatgttcgtctttccccttcatgatttaaaaaaggggtgaaacaatatatgatggtgaataaaaaatggatgaataagtaaataataggatcatgaaatagaggtgttcataaccgaaccaaaccaattaaaaCCGCTCAAATCGAtccaaaaaaaccaaaaactgaaaaaccgAAAATAGCAAAAACCAATATTTACGCTAATGGATCGGATTGGTTTTCAGTTCCCATGTTCTAAATCGTaccgatccaaaccaaaccgaaagtatttatttatttaaattttgacatacataattacccatttaaccatacttataatattttattccatgtatacccGAACCTTTACAGTAATGTGTTTAACATTTTCCAAGTTAGGAGACATATGTCTTCTTTTCATTAAGCGAAAGTGAAACATATGAGTGCGTACATAATTCATTTCTTACAGTATTGATGTTAGTGTTAAGCATGATATCTTGTCTCTGTAACTTTTACAGTGCttcttgttttatgattttattttctattttgttatgtatttcaagatttttactttctttgaaaaactgaaatccaatacaatccaaaccgataaaaattggatcggatttgaaaaaaaaattgggtaattaaattataaaaccgaaacgattgataaattatttttctctatagttgtttcaaatgaaagaaaaattgaaggtgaaagttccttatcatgaaattgaataaagaattgagaaacagaaaaatgaaagggaggaaatagaggagtatgaaaaatatggaagaaagttgaaaatacttaccatggagTAGACGAACGGAGAAAAAAACAGGATGggtttttttcataagaaatttcaatgatgggaggaagaagtataagatgaataggaaatggaggaaaatgaaagtctTTGCCTTGTTTTCGAGGAGGTATGCACAAAAGGATgctgaaatattttgatttattaatgtttaattttttcctaaaataaaatactcattattggtcaatgaaaaattaatcagaaattaaacatatcaacaaaattatttgtattaaatgttctaaggattcattaattaaattatatcaaaatgttatagattaaataaataatgtgagaaatgtctcaaaagagcaaatgaatTCTCTAACCAATGCACATGtatagcaaaattaattatttttgcattaagataaaattaaagcattacctagcacatgattgataaattatttttctctataattgtttcaaatgaaagaaaaattgaaggtgaaagttgcttaacatgaaattgaataaagaattgagaaacagaaaaatgaaagggaggaaagagaggagtatgaaaaatatggaagaaagttgaaaatacttaccatggagCAGACGAACGGAGAGAAAAACATGATGggtttttttcataagaaattccaaagatgggaggaagaagtataagttgaataggaaatggaggaaaatgaaagtccttaccttgttttcgaggaggtatgcacaaaatgatgctgaaatattttgatttatttatgcttaattttttcctaaaataaaatattcattattggtcagtgaaaaattaatcagaaattaaacatatcaacaaaattatttgtattaaatgttctaaggattcattaattaaattatatcaatttaatttcgaaaatgtggaatatttcatttttgaaatttcaattctttaattaatcttgtctaatttaattaaaattttttttatttcttacaaattaattcattgttccaataaattatcaattcttgagcatcaaggtttttaaaaattgaatttcaaaagacaattaattatactcattaattgtaggaattaattagagccattaatttcaattataagaaatcaaaattgtagtatctaaaataggaatatttattcaattgcaaaattttcgaaaaattaaaaaaaaaatgatgctaaaaatttttaaaaaatatatttattttattttcataaaattatTTGCTCATCACACTCATTTTACAACTAATCTAGtaataattagattttaaacGATTACTATAGTAAAGGAAAttcgaatttcaaaaaaattaatttatattttaaaatcattttaaccataatattaaagaaaaacaaataaatgaattttagaaaaaaaaaattaaaagatccaatatttatttctatttgaaataattacgaatatttattataactatttag is a window of Lotus japonicus ecotype B-129 chromosome 5, LjGifu_v1.2 DNA encoding:
- the LOC130720385 gene encoding kinesin-like protein KIN-14S translates to MTTINVKIEDSEDQTMQIQMLAQKFHLLDCELKQLTTAHSSDNSVSKQVNENSDSMDEIENSMSNGTHEISPDRDHTLPILKKIFDLSSKIQDLKKQHIDLSDEVKQATGSFPGLDVALNSIKLLGDEYELLKRKYLEESSERRRLYNEVIELKGNIRVFCRCRPLSGSEIANGSASVVNFESSLDNELQIICSDSSKKQFKFDHVFRPEDNQEAVFAQTKPVVTSVLDGYNVCIFAYGQTGTGKTFTMEGTPEHRGVNYRTLEELFRTTEERKGVMKYELHVSMLEVYNEKIRDLLVESSTQPSKKLEIKQGAEGTQEVPGLVEAPVYGTEDVWELLKTGNLARSVGSTCANELSSRSHCLLRVTVNAENLINGQKTKSHLWLVDLAGSERVGKTEAEGERLKESQFINKSLSALGDVISALASKSAHIPYRNSKLTHMLQSSLGGDCKTLMFVQVSPSDADVGETLCSLNFATRVRGIESGPARKQVDLTELFKYKQMAEKHKHDEKEFKKLQESLQTLQLRLAAREHHCKNLQEKARDLENQLAEERKTRMKQESRSVAAVSAQPSSFKQTAANRTMTDKKPPLNSSKMRLPLRRITNFLPPPSPRPSKRYTPSMNGKENSARRTSMTENMDGSYAKPRSRASFAMRPPAPSTSQLLQPRRRVSIATLRPDKPSDITTPLHTSTSQPPAPSTSQLLQPRRRVSIATLRPDKPSDITTPLHTSASQFTSGSGMSLIRNQRKGRYSSLFAPLPESRASVETTPISVRRSSSKFYGSPAASSRVGRNPTLIALHRKSFVWSPLKLKTNRKSSSLLPSQIQ